The Cronobacter sakazakii genome has a window encoding:
- the prs gene encoding ribose-phosphate diphosphokinase: MPDMKLFAGNATPELAQRIANRLYTSLGDAAVGRFSDGEVSVQINENVRGGDIFIIQSTCAPTNDNLMELVVMVDALRRASAGRITAVIPYFGYARQDRRVRSARVPITAKVVADFLSSVGVDRVLTVDLHAEQIQGFFDVPVDNVFGSPILLEDMLQQNLDNPIVVSPDIGGVVRARAIAKLLNDTDMAIIDKRRPRANVSQVMHIIGDVAGRDCVLVDDMIDTGGTLCKAAEALKERGAKRVFAYATHPIFSGNALNNLRNSVIDEVVVCDTIPLSEEIKALPNVRTLTLSGMLAEAIRRISNEESISAMFEH; the protein is encoded by the coding sequence GTGCCTGATATGAAGCTTTTTGCTGGTAACGCCACCCCGGAACTAGCACAACGTATTGCCAACCGCCTGTACACTTCCCTCGGCGACGCTGCTGTCGGTCGCTTTAGCGACGGCGAAGTCAGCGTACAAATTAATGAAAATGTACGCGGTGGTGATATTTTCATCATCCAGTCCACTTGTGCCCCCACCAACGACAACCTGATGGAACTGGTTGTCATGGTCGACGCCCTGCGCCGCGCTTCCGCAGGCCGTATTACCGCCGTTATCCCTTATTTTGGTTATGCCCGTCAGGACCGTCGCGTGCGTTCCGCGCGTGTGCCTATCACCGCGAAAGTGGTGGCGGATTTCCTGTCCAGCGTAGGGGTTGACCGCGTTCTCACTGTGGACCTGCACGCAGAACAGATTCAGGGCTTCTTCGATGTGCCGGTAGATAACGTCTTCGGCAGCCCGATTCTGCTGGAAGATATGCTGCAGCAGAACCTGGATAACCCGATTGTGGTTTCTCCGGACATCGGCGGCGTGGTGCGCGCTCGCGCCATCGCAAAACTGCTCAACGATACCGACATGGCGATCATCGACAAACGTCGTCCGCGCGCTAACGTCTCTCAGGTGATGCACATCATCGGTGACGTGGCAGGCCGCGACTGCGTACTGGTAGATGACATGATCGACACCGGCGGCACCCTGTGCAAAGCGGCTGAAGCGCTGAAAGAGCGCGGCGCTAAACGCGTTTTCGCCTACGCCACCCACCCGATTTTCTCCGGCAACGCGCTGAATAATCTGCGCAACTCCGTGATTGATGAAGTGGTGGTCTGCGACACTATCCCGCTGTCTGAAGAGATCAAAGCGCTGCCGAATGTGCGCACGCTGACCCTCTCCGGTATGCTGGCCGAAGCGATTCGTCGTATCAGCAACGAAGAATCTATCTCCGCCATGTTCGAGCATTAA
- the ispE gene encoding 4-(cytidine 5'-diphospho)-2-C-methyl-D-erythritol kinase — protein sequence MTRWPSPAKLNLFLYITGRRNDGYHNLQTLFQFLDYGDTVLITPRMDGELRLVTPVEGVAQEDNLIMRAARLLMARARETGRLPEGAGADLGVEKRLPMGGGLGGGSSNAATVLVALNHLWQTGFSEDELARLGVQLGADVPVFVRGRAAFAEGVGELLTPASPAEKWYLVAHPGVSIPTPVIFGDPELTRDTPVRSMETLLKCEFHNDCEHIARKRFREVDAALSWLLEYAPSRLTGTGACVFAEFNTESEALRVLEKAPEWLKGFVARGVNHSPLQQAIAGQTESW from the coding sequence ATGACCCGTTGGCCCTCCCCGGCGAAGCTTAATCTTTTCTTATATATCACGGGCCGTCGTAACGACGGCTACCACAATTTACAGACGCTGTTTCAGTTTCTCGACTATGGCGACACGGTGCTGATAACGCCGCGCATGGACGGCGAGCTTCGGCTGGTGACGCCCGTTGAGGGCGTGGCGCAAGAGGACAATCTCATCATGCGCGCCGCAAGGCTTCTGATGGCGCGCGCTCGTGAAACCGGACGACTGCCTGAAGGCGCGGGCGCCGATCTGGGCGTGGAGAAACGTTTACCGATGGGCGGCGGGCTCGGCGGCGGTTCGTCCAACGCCGCGACGGTTCTGGTGGCGCTCAATCACCTCTGGCAGACCGGCTTTAGCGAAGATGAACTGGCGCGCCTTGGCGTGCAACTTGGTGCCGACGTGCCGGTGTTCGTGCGCGGCCGTGCGGCCTTCGCCGAAGGGGTCGGCGAATTGCTGACGCCTGCAAGCCCTGCAGAGAAATGGTATCTGGTGGCGCACCCGGGCGTGAGCATTCCCACACCCGTGATTTTCGGCGATCCGGAGCTCACGCGCGATACGCCCGTCCGGTCAATGGAAACGTTGCTGAAATGTGAATTTCACAACGATTGCGAGCATATCGCAAGAAAACGTTTTCGTGAGGTTGATGCCGCGCTTTCCTGGCTGTTAGAATACGCGCCGTCGCGCCTGACCGGCACCGGAGCTTGTGTGTTTGCTGAATTTAACACCGAATCCGAGGCCCTCCGGGTGCTTGAGAAAGCCCCGGAATGGCTGAAGGGTTTTGTTGCGCGAGGCGTCAACCACTCCCCGTTACAGCAAGCCATCGCCGGGCAAACTGAGTCGTGGTGA
- the lolB gene encoding lipoprotein insertase outer membrane protein LolB has protein sequence MAISSVRFWSLAPLASLVLTACVSHAPQGPGKSPDSPQWRQHQQQVQNLAQFQTRGAFAYLSDQQKVYARFFWQQTGKENYRLLLTNPLGSTELELNAKPGAVELVDNKGKHYQATDAEEMIGKLTGMPIPLNSLRQWIVGLPGDATDYSLDDQYRLREVNYTQNGKTWKVVYGGYDTKTQPAMPSNLELHEGDQRIKLKMDNWIVK, from the coding sequence ATGGCGATTTCTTCTGTGCGTTTTTGGTCTCTCGCCCCGCTGGCGAGCCTGGTGCTGACCGCCTGTGTCAGCCATGCCCCGCAAGGCCCTGGCAAAAGCCCTGACTCTCCCCAGTGGCGACAGCATCAACAGCAGGTGCAAAACCTCGCGCAGTTCCAGACCCGCGGCGCTTTCGCCTATCTTTCCGACCAGCAGAAAGTCTACGCGCGTTTCTTCTGGCAGCAGACCGGCAAAGAAAACTATCGCCTGCTGCTCACTAATCCGCTTGGCAGCACCGAGCTTGAGCTGAACGCGAAGCCGGGTGCTGTGGAACTGGTGGATAACAAAGGCAAACACTATCAGGCCACGGACGCCGAGGAGATGATCGGCAAACTGACCGGTATGCCGATTCCGCTCAATAGTCTGCGCCAGTGGATTGTCGGCCTGCCGGGCGATGCGACCGACTACTCGCTTGACGATCAATACCGTTTACGCGAAGTGAATTACACCCAGAACGGCAAAACCTGGAAAGTGGTGTATGGCGGTTATGACACTAAAACCCAGCCTGCGATGCCCTCTAACCTGGAGCTGCACGAAGGCGACCAGCGCATCAAGCTCAAAATGGATAACTGGATTGTTAAATAA
- the hemA gene encoding glutamyl-tRNA reductase — translation MTLLALGINHKTAPVSLRERVTFSPDTLDQALESLLSQPMVQGGVVLSTCNRTELYLSVEEQDNLHDKLVRWLCDYHNLDEEEVRNSLYWHHDNDAVSHLMRVASGLDSLVLGEPQILGQVKKAFADSGRGHANASELERMFQKSFSVAKRVRTETDIGASAVSVAFAACTLARQIFESLSTVTVMLVGAGETIELAARHLREHNVQKMIVANRTRERAQRLADEVGAEVIGLGDIDERLKDADIIISSTASPLPIIGKGMMERALKARRNQPMLLVDIAVPRDVEPEVGKLANAYLYSVDDLQSIIQHNLAQRKAAAVQAESIVEQEACEFMAWLRAQSVSETIREYRAQAEQVREELTSKALAALRTGGDAEAIMQDLARKLTNRLIHTPTKSLQQAARDGDDERLHILRNSLGLE, via the coding sequence ATGACCCTGTTAGCTCTCGGCATCAACCACAAGACGGCTCCTGTTTCGCTGCGAGAACGCGTGACGTTTTCGCCGGATACGCTCGACCAGGCGCTGGAAAGCCTGCTGTCGCAGCCGATGGTGCAGGGCGGTGTGGTGCTCTCGACGTGCAACCGTACGGAGCTTTACCTGAGCGTTGAGGAACAGGACAATTTGCACGACAAGCTCGTGCGCTGGCTGTGCGATTATCACAATCTCGACGAAGAGGAAGTGCGCAACAGCCTCTACTGGCACCACGATAACGACGCCGTCAGCCATCTGATGCGCGTCGCCAGTGGTCTCGATTCGCTGGTGCTGGGCGAGCCGCAAATCTTAGGCCAGGTGAAAAAAGCCTTCGCCGATTCTGGTCGCGGCCACGCGAACGCCAGCGAGCTGGAACGCATGTTCCAGAAATCTTTCTCCGTCGCCAAACGCGTGCGTACTGAAACCGATATCGGCGCCAGCGCCGTGTCGGTGGCGTTTGCCGCCTGTACGCTGGCGCGGCAGATTTTCGAATCGCTCTCGACGGTCACTGTGATGCTGGTCGGCGCGGGCGAAACCATCGAGCTTGCGGCCCGTCACCTGCGCGAACATAACGTGCAGAAAATGATCGTCGCCAACCGTACCCGCGAGCGCGCCCAGCGCCTGGCGGATGAAGTCGGCGCGGAGGTTATCGGGCTTGGCGATATTGACGAGCGCTTAAAAGACGCGGATATCATCATCAGCTCCACCGCAAGCCCGCTGCCGATTATCGGCAAAGGCATGATGGAACGCGCGTTGAAGGCCCGCCGCAACCAGCCGATGCTGCTGGTGGATATCGCCGTGCCGCGTGATGTCGAGCCGGAAGTAGGCAAGCTTGCCAACGCCTACCTTTACAGCGTTGACGATCTGCAGAGCATCATCCAGCACAACCTCGCGCAGCGTAAAGCCGCGGCGGTGCAGGCGGAGTCTATCGTCGAGCAAGAAGCCTGCGAATTTATGGCCTGGCTGCGCGCCCAGAGCGTCAGCGAGACCATCCGCGAGTATCGCGCCCAGGCCGAGCAGGTGCGCGAAGAGCTCACCAGCAAAGCCCTGGCGGCGCTGCGCACCGGCGGCGACGCCGAAGCCATCATGCAGGATCTGGCGCGCAAGCTGACCAACCGCCTGATCCACACCCCAACCAAATCTCTTCAGCAGGCTGCCCGTGACGGGGATGATGAACGCCTGCATATTCTGCGCAACAGCCTCGGGCTGGAGTAG
- the prfA gene encoding peptide chain release factor 1, with the protein MKPSIVAKLEALQERHEEVQALLGDAGTLADQERFRALSREYAQLSDVSRCFLEWRQVQEDMETARLMLSDPEMRDMAQDELLEAKAKSEALEQELQLLLLPKDPDDERNAFVEVRAGTGGDEAALFAGDLFRMYSRYAESRRWRVEIMSASEGEHGGYKEVIAKISGEGVYGRLKFESGGHRVQRVPATESQGRIHTSACTVAVMPELPEAELPDINPADLRIDTFRSSGAGGQHVNTTDSAIRITHLPTGIVVECQDERSQHKNKAKALAVLGARIHAAEVAKRQQAEASTRRNLLGSGDRSDRNRTYNFPQGRVTDHRINLTLYRLDEVMEGKLDALIEPIIQEHQADQLAALAEQE; encoded by the coding sequence ATGAAGCCTTCTATCGTTGCCAAACTGGAAGCCTTGCAGGAGCGTCATGAAGAAGTTCAGGCTCTGCTGGGCGATGCGGGTACGCTTGCCGATCAGGAGCGTTTTCGCGCACTGTCGCGCGAGTATGCCCAGCTGAGCGACGTTTCGCGCTGTTTCCTTGAATGGCGCCAGGTCCAGGAAGATATGGAAACCGCGCGCCTGATGCTAAGCGACCCGGAAATGCGCGATATGGCGCAGGACGAGCTGCTGGAAGCGAAGGCTAAAAGCGAAGCGCTGGAGCAGGAGCTTCAGCTTTTGCTGCTGCCGAAAGATCCTGACGATGAACGTAACGCGTTCGTGGAAGTGCGTGCGGGTACCGGCGGTGATGAAGCCGCGCTGTTCGCAGGCGATCTGTTCCGCATGTACAGCCGTTACGCTGAATCGCGCCGCTGGCGTGTGGAGATCATGAGCGCCAGCGAAGGCGAGCATGGCGGTTATAAAGAAGTCATCGCCAAAATCAGCGGCGAGGGCGTCTACGGGCGTCTCAAGTTTGAGTCCGGCGGGCATCGCGTACAGCGCGTTCCGGCGACCGAATCTCAGGGGCGTATCCATACCTCCGCCTGCACCGTGGCGGTGATGCCGGAGCTGCCGGAAGCCGAACTGCCGGACATCAACCCGGCGGATCTGCGTATCGACACCTTCCGCTCCTCCGGCGCGGGCGGTCAGCACGTTAACACCACCGACTCCGCCATTCGTATCACCCACCTGCCGACCGGCATTGTGGTGGAGTGCCAGGACGAGCGCTCACAGCACAAGAACAAAGCCAAAGCGCTGGCGGTGCTGGGCGCGCGCATTCACGCCGCCGAAGTGGCCAAACGCCAGCAGGCGGAAGCCTCCACGCGCCGCAACCTGCTCGGCAGCGGCGATCGCTCGGATCGCAACCGCACCTACAACTTCCCGCAGGGCCGCGTGACCGATCACCGTATCAATCTGACGCTCTACCGTCTTGACGAAGTGATGGAAGGCAAACTGGACGCGCTCATCGAGCCGATTATCCAGGAGCATCAGGCCGATCAGCTGGCGGCGCTGGCTGAGCAGGAGTAA
- the prmC gene encoding peptide chain release factor N(5)-glutamine methyltransferase — MEYQQWLKQAIERLTASESPRRDAEILLAFVTGRTRTFILAFGESALTDDELTRLDALLARRAAGEPVAYLIGQREFWSLPLEVSPATLIPRPDTECLVEQALARLPATPCRILDLGTGTGAIALALASERPDCHVTALDVIPEAVALAKRNAQRLGIDNVTVLQSHWFSALTDARFSLIVSNPPYIDGDDPHLSQGDVRFEPKSALVADNAGLADLETLVTEARRFLEDNGWLMLEHGWQQGEAVRELFTRAGYQGVETCRDYGGNERLTLGHYRDTQDRNTQE, encoded by the coding sequence ATGGAATATCAGCAGTGGCTGAAACAGGCCATCGAACGTCTCACTGCAAGTGAATCTCCGCGCCGCGACGCGGAGATCCTGCTGGCGTTTGTGACCGGCAGGACGCGCACATTTATCCTCGCCTTTGGCGAAAGCGCGCTGACTGACGATGAACTCACGCGGCTTGATGCGCTGCTGGCGCGTCGCGCCGCGGGCGAGCCGGTGGCGTATCTCATCGGCCAGCGTGAATTCTGGTCGTTGCCGCTGGAGGTTTCCCCGGCAACGCTTATCCCCCGTCCCGATACCGAATGTCTGGTGGAGCAGGCGCTGGCGCGTCTGCCTGCCACGCCGTGCCGCATTCTCGATCTCGGCACCGGCACCGGCGCGATTGCGCTGGCGCTCGCCTCTGAGCGTCCTGACTGCCACGTCACCGCGCTGGATGTCATCCCGGAGGCTGTGGCGCTTGCGAAACGCAACGCACAGCGGCTCGGCATCGATAACGTCACGGTTTTGCAAAGCCACTGGTTTTCCGCACTGACGGACGCGCGTTTTTCGCTTATCGTCAGCAATCCGCCGTATATCGATGGCGACGATCCGCATCTCTCGCAGGGCGACGTGCGTTTTGAGCCGAAAAGCGCGCTGGTGGCGGATAACGCGGGCCTGGCCGATCTTGAAACGCTGGTGACTGAGGCACGGCGATTTCTTGAGGATAACGGCTGGCTCATGCTGGAACATGGCTGGCAGCAGGGCGAGGCGGTGCGCGAACTTTTTACGCGCGCGGGCTATCAGGGTGTTGAAACCTGCCGCGATTATGGCGGTAATGAACGTCTGACGCTGGGACACTATCGCGACACACAGGATCGCAACACACAGGAGTAA